The window AGCACCAAGTGGAAAACATTAACAACAGTCATCCACTATTTAAAGCTTCTATTACACAATCTAATGTGTGTTTACGAGTTGTGACATGTTTATCCCACACCTGACCTTACTACCCTTTAGTATTGGAGAGAAATTAGCTGACCATGCAAGGATAAATGGTGGACATACCTGTGCACTGATGCTGCTGTGAGTGTGAACAACTCCTTTAGGTTTACCCGTTGTACCACTGGTGTATATTATTAATGCTGGATCCTCACCTATACCACAAGGAATGACACCAACAAACTTTATCCTTGATCTATTGCATAATTTTCATTCCCAAATACAAAATAAAAGTTCACACTTAAAAGAACACTATCTCTCTTACTTGATTGCTTTCCATTCCTGTGAAAAATTGTATCTGCATCTACTTCTCCTGCCTGTAAATGACTATCTGCACTTGCATGTGAAGTACTACTACTGGGAACTGGTGGAATAAGAGACAACTGAGCAGCACATTTAGCAGCAATGTTTTCCATAAGTTGATGGTGGTCTTCAGTACTCAATACCATGGAGATGTCCTTTAAATCAGGTAGTCATTATTATGGTCTGTATAATTGACGCTCAAAGCAACAGTAAAAATTACAGAGTGAACGAAAGGTATTACAGTATGAATTCAGATTACTTCCTACATATATAGGACTGTAACAATTTAGGCCAGGCTTTTAGATTGAAAATGACTTTACCAGCCAACCCATACAATTTAATTATCCAAATTACACTTTAAAAAGGTTAAAGAGATCTAGGTTATGCTTTTAGAATGAGAAAATTACAATAGACACTGTAGCAAGAAAAGTCTGGTAACAGTACAAGACTTCAGTTTATACGTATATAGTATTAGAGAACTACACCCATTACAAGGGCTATAGTGAATAACTTGATGGTATAATAAACAATTCAATCAAGGGTCTAAGGAAAACCACAAGGCATTTAGGCAGCAAGGCAAACATAAAGAGCATATGGGGCTCACTGAATCATTCATCACATGCAAGAGCTCAGCCTCAGGGTAGCTCAGAGCAAGTGGAACTGCAACACCTCCACTAAGCCAGGTCCCTAGTATACCAGCGACAAATTCAGCAGAGGGCTTGGCCACAATACCTATTCGAGCCCCTCTAAGATGCCCAAGTCCTCGTGCACCATCAGGTTTTGCTTTGGAAGTCTGTATTCAAAGAATATGTCAAGATATTGCAGAAAGCCAATAGATAAGCATTTCAAAAATATATCCCTATATACATGTATCTGCAAACTCACGTTTAAGTCACCATTGCATAATAAGCCAGATATACTCCGTGCAGAAGATATTAGTTGATTGTAACTGTAACTTCTGTTATCTGATCTAACAGCAATACTATCCTGAGTTCCAGAACCGTGACTAGGTACTTCTACCACCTCCATAGATGAACCAGATTGCAAGGCTGTAATTTAGTTTAAAATGAACAGAGAACTAGATATTAGGAAAGTAATTCTCCAACATCTAACTTCTAACTTCTCATAGCAAGATCATTCACTTTAGCCCTCGGAAAATTACTTTAGCAAGGTCCATATAATTCTCTTGAATTTCCCATCACATTCCCACAGATGAGTTCCCCAGAGAAAAAAGGGTGAAAACCGGGCACACATTGTGTTCAGCAGAATTTCCGATGGAAAATGGGCAAGTAAAAGTTCAAAGCTTTCAGTAAAATCGAAGACATTATCAATCCAATGTAAACAAAGCCACATTTTTCTCGTTATAGCAGGTACACCTCCACATTCGTACTCTAAAATGCAGCTATTAGATCATCTAGACACATCCAACTGATCAAAAAGCGAAAAACTTTTGATCAGTTGGGTTTCAAGCAAGGAGTTCAACATTGATTACAGTCTACTCAGTGATTTAACGGGACATAAAGTCTGCATTAGTACTCAAATTCATAATGTACTCTTGCGAAAAGAGAATCAATTTGACCATGTCTGCTACCTCCAACACTATGGAACACAGAAATACATTAAATTGTTCAATCACAAACATCAACAGACGACAGAAACCAAATATAAATAAGAACCCACCAATCCTCTGTTTCGTTTCTGATTGAAACACAGAAATACCCACAAAAATCCCAAACCTATTCACTTATTTAGTCCAGTCCCTCACTGTTTCTATCAACAAAAAAAAATCCCAAAAGTGAGGAACTTACAAGAGAGGAGGCGAGAGTGAGATAAGCAGAGCAAAGGGTTGGTTCTAGCGAGATAGATGAAACGGGAAGGAGATGAATGAGAAGAATAGGAGAAGAGGGACCTGGAGAAGTAGTTGATAACTTTAAATAAAGGAGGGGTGGTGGAGCTCATATTTCGCAACGTCGGTGATTCAGTTTCATGTGTTTGGGTGTGGTTAGGTGTATGGGTTTGGCGGCATTGATGAGGTTGATGGTTTGGTCAGGCTGTGAGTGAGGTGAGGTGCTTTGAGAGCTTTGAGTTTGAGGTGGCCAATTTGAACTAGAGTTGCGAGAAGAGACGCCAAAATTGGAAGAGATAGAGACAGGCACGTATAAATATAGTGAGTGTGGGACTGCAGGGTAATATTAGAGTAAGGTTGGGATTATCAGCCAATAAAAAAAGAAAGAGTAAGGTCAAAACAAGGTTATTATGCAAGGGTGATGGTGAAACATAATTTTGCTCAATTGAACTATTTCTTTCTTTTTTTTCTTTTTTCTTTTTTTCTTTCTTCAAATGAAGGCTATTATTAAGTTGAAGTAAAAAGTTGGAGTAGATAGGCGTCGAAATGAGTTTGGTTGAGGGGTTTTCGTACTATTTGGTTTAGTGGGGGCGATAGTCTCTTAATTTTGAATAAGAGATTCTGATGCCAAACTCTTAAACATCCATGAGTAAAATTTCTGGTTTTTCATGTGATATCTATAAGTCAACAATGATTACCATGTCAATATAGACGGTACCTTCAAGTGTTGGAACTTTCTTTTTCATCATATGACGACTAGTGAATCCTACAAGTTTAAGGTCATTAAAATAGTCATGTGACTCATCATCTCACATACATCGTGATCGGCGCCATGTCTTAGACAGATTTTGATGCCTCCTTCTCATCAGACCGGCAAATCAATGACCCATTTCCCTATCTTTTGATTTAAATCCTACTTCATACATTGACTATAGTTTCAATTTTAACGAAAATTATTAGTTAGCCAACCGGATTGTCAATTCCATTTGTTTTGAAAGTCCTTTTGGGAGACATAAAACGTTTCAAAACTGCATATCAAAGATACCAATGTAGAATTACTCATATTAAACTTCTTAGTTGTAACCATATAATTCTAGAAAAAAATTACATAAAATAAAATCACAAATGACAATGGGAAAATGCTCTTCCCCCTTACCACTTCTTCTACTTTCCATTTTCCATTTTGGTTGTAATATTCAACTCCAATTCTTTGTCATAGACATAAAAGGGACCACCCCTACCCCCCAAGATTTTCATGTCTTTGAGGATTAATAAGTATTTCTGAGCTATCTTCAATATGGTTTGAGGCCATGGCCACCCATTAATGGCCACCAATTAGTAGTTGGGAATGAATGCAATTAGATATGCACTACCAGTAACATATTCAACCATCAATTACTGGGATAGACAGCTTTTTTGATTTTGTCCAGCTTAATGTCATTAGAGTCATCACTTGAATATTGGATGTCAAGTAGGAGTTTCAAAGTTGGAAGCCAAACCAGCTCTCACATCAACCCAGAAATCAAATAGCAACCCAAGAATCCCCCCTTTCGACTCATGCCTATTATGAAGCTAGAAACTTGATTAGACTTTACTGCATTGGTTAGAAGAAGGGGTTGTGAGAAGATGCCTGCAAGTAAAATATGGTGGGGTTTGATTGGTTTGCTGGTGTTGCTGTCAGTATCTGCAGTTTCAGCACATGAAGAACTGGAGGAGGCACAACAACAAATCTCACATCCCAGTGATCATCAATTGGGTAATACACATGTCTGGCCTGTAAGTCTGATTATTTTCGATCATAAATATAACTCTTTGTTGGGCATGCATGTTTGTCTATACTCTATACTATTACTATATTGTATATTTGTATCAAGGCCCTAAACAACTAACAAGGGGCTACCCGGCTAAGGGCTAGCTGCATGTAATACTTTTCACTTCCCATATGTAAATTATTTTCATCCCCAGCAAATAGAATTGTGTTAGCTTTTGCAATGTCTTTCTTGCTTTCTATTATAAAGACATCTTTTTCAAGCCTTGTCACATTATTCACTTTTCTATGCATGAGCTGCATGTGATAGCTATTAGCAAGACAGGTTGTATATTACCAGTAACAAGAACTCATATTCAGTTTTTGTAATGCAGTGGACATAGTAATTACTTGGTGGTATACGGTTTTAAAACTTAAACTTACTTTGTTAGGGATGTCATGCTGCAGGAGATACGATTTGATTGGAAAATTGTGGCGGGTACGATAATCGCATTCCTTGGGGCAGCATTTGGGAGTGTTGGAGGTGTTGGTGGGGGTGGCTTTTTCATTCCTATGCTCACCCTCATAATTGGCTTTGATCAAAAGTCATCAATCGCAGTGTCCAAATGTAAGTACACATTATATGAAATAACATATTTTGATCATGATGTTTACTGGTTCATGTATCACTTCAGACTTAAGACCGATTTTGTTCTATTTCTAACTTGTGAGACAGCATTTCGTTTAATGTTGCTTGTGTCTGGGTACTCAGGTATGATCACAGGTACATCAACTGCTACTGTGTTATATAACTTACGAAGAAGGCATCCCACACTTGAGCTTCCCATCATTGACTATGATTTGGCTCTTCTCTTCCAACCATTGTTGGTGCTGGGGATCAGCATTGGTGTTTCATTGAATGTGGTTCTCTCTGATTGGATGATAACCATTCTACTATTTGTAGTCCTCCTAGGTAATACAATCCCTTATCTGAAATGGTCTTCTTCTTTCTTTACAATTCTCTGAAACTTGTTTGAGAGGTCATTAGCTTGGTCATGATATGCAGGGGTTTCAGCCAAGTCATTTATCAAGGGTGTTGAGACATGGAAGAAAGAAACTATGACTGAAAAGGTGCTCTTACAACCATGCTTGCTTGTTTATCTGATGGATTATATATTTTGGTCTGAATTCATCAAAAACTGAACCTTGTTTCACTACCTCTAGGACCTACTGGATGCTTCAAGACACTTGCCATCAAATTGGGAAAGTACTGAAGATGTTGAAGCCAAATGTACGCGTGGACGTCCAAGCAATGACACCCTGGCACAGGCGAAGAATGAAGCTAAACGAGTGGAGGTTAAATCTTTGAAGCTCAAACTATTATAGCATGCCTTTTGGGACTGACTTCTGGACGTTGCTAGGTTTCTATTCTTGATAATGTTTGCTGGAAGGAACTTGGAGTTATAGTGGCTGTTTGGCTCATGATACTTGCATTACAGATTGCCAAGGTTTTAATCTAGTAACACATGTAGCTACTCTTTTTTTTTTTTTTTAATAAGAAGACTATTATTTGGATTGCCTTCACTTGTATGCAACAATGCAACCAGAAATCAGATTATCGACTGAAAATAACTTCTTTTGCACAGAGTTATCTGACAAAATGTTTGGCAACATATTGGTTGGCAGAACTCTTACAGGTACCTTCCATCCTCGTGTTCAATAACATAATTCACTAGTGGCTGCAAATGTATAAACTGCGCACAAGACTCTCTTCCCATGATTTATTTTTTCTTTAACTTCTATTTGTGAACATCAGATTCCAGTGGCTGTGGGAGTAACTTCATATCAGGCAATGAATCTCTACAAAGGGCGGAGTGTGATTGCATCGAAGGGAGATGAAAACATGAAATGGTCAATGTACAAGCTAGTTGCCTATTGTGCCTGTGGCATAGCAGCTGGTATGCTTGGTGGATTACTTGGTCTTGGTGGAGCATTTCTGTTGGGTCCGATATTTTTGGAGATGGGAATTCCTCCTCAGGTAGATCAACTCGCACATCAAAATCATTATGAGCCTTAAGTTTGTATTAAGCTAATATGCACATTGGTATAGAAGCTATTCTTTCTCAAGTTGTATCTGATGCCTTGATAAACTCCTAATTTCTATGTTGAAAATTTCTATATAGGTGTCAAGTGCTACGGCTACCTTTGCTATGACATTCTCTTCATCCATGTCTGTTGTAGAATACTATCTCCTTAA of the Fragaria vesca subsp. vesca linkage group LG6, FraVesHawaii_1.0, whole genome shotgun sequence genome contains:
- the LOC101291554 gene encoding uncharacterized protein LOC101291554, giving the protein MPASKIWWGLIGLLVLLSVSAVSAHEELEEAQQQISHPSDHQLGNTHVWPEIRFDWKIVAGTIIAFLGAAFGSVGGVGGGGFFIPMLTLIIGFDQKSSIAVSKCMITGTSTATVLYNLRRRHPTLELPIIDYDLALLFQPLLVLGISIGVSLNVVLSDWMITILLFVVLLGVSAKSFIKGVETWKKETMTEKDLLDASRHLPSNWESTEDVEAKCTRGRPSNDTLAQAKNEAKRVEVSILDNVCWKELGVIVAVWLMILALQIAKSYLTKCLATYWLAELLQIPVAVGVTSYQAMNLYKGRSVIASKGDENMKWSMYKLVAYCACGIAAGMLGGLLGLGGAFLLGPIFLEMGIPPQVSSATATFAMTFSSSMSVVEYYLLKRFPIPYALYFAAVTSVSAFAGQHVAGKMVKKLGRASLIIFILAFTVFVSSLTLGGIGIENMIRKIQHKESLGFQNICTYKT